The Abditibacteriota bacterium DNA window AGCGGCTGCGGGCGCCTCGCGCCTGCAGCCGCGCCGGATCATTGCCGCTCCCGTGTCACCGGAACATCTGCATCACCCCGGCCGCTTCCGCCAGGGCGGAGTCAAAGTCCGAGGGCCACCGGCATTCCAGAGTCACCCGCCGGTCGTAGCCTATCTCTCTCAGCTTGTCCCGCCAGGCGGTCAGGGCCTCGGCATCCCCCCGGCCGGGGGCCATACGGTCCTGATTTGGACGGGCCAGGTGCACGTGGATCAGCTCTCCGGGCCGCAGCTCGTCCAGCTCCGACAGCTCCTCGCCGTTGCTCCAGGCGTGGAAAAAGTCCACCAGGCAGCCCAGATTTTTCCTGTCCACTGCCCTTTTGATCCGTATGCCGTCCGCTATGGTGTTGATCATATTGGTTTCTGCCGGTCGGAGGGGCTCCACGGCCAGGCTGATGCCGTAGTCGGCTGCCCGGTCGGCCAGCCTGCGGAGCAGGGTCACCAGCTCCTCTTCCGCCCGGGCCGGTTCCATGCCTGCGGGGACGGACCGGGCGCCGCCGCTGCCTATGCAGCAGACGCTGCCGCCCAGGAGCCGGACCACCTCAAAATTGCGGGTAGCGTAGTCCAGGGCCGCCGCCCGGACGCTCTCTCCGCCGTACAGGGTGACCTCGGACTCGAAAAAGCACACAAAGCAGTCGATGGAGAGCCCCAGAGCCCGGGCTTTGTCCCTCATGGCGCGCAGCGCGTCGTCGGTGAGCCGCCGCGCTC harbors:
- a CDS encoding sugar phosphate isomerase/epimerase, whose protein sequence is MKLGVCGGEGQLAQAAKNGFDYMDVPLNGARRLTDDALRAMRDKARALGLSIDCFVCFFESEVTLYGGESVRAAALDYATRNFEVVRLLGGSVCCIGSGGARSVPAGMEPARAEEELVTLLRRLADRAADYGISLAVEPLRPAETNMINTIADGIRIKRAVDRKNLGCLVDFFHAWSNGEELSELDELRPGELIHVHLARPNQDRMAPGRGDAEALTAWRDKLREIGYDRRVTLECRWPSDFDSALAEAAGVMQMFR